A region of Micromonospora sp. WMMD882 DNA encodes the following proteins:
- a CDS encoding DUF5703 family protein translates to MDYEYAPLRLPPNVDRLTAAAQLAIQAEYSGWELARVRLYRDGTRQVVLRRRRVAQPQPGLSY, encoded by the coding sequence ATGGACTACGAATACGCGCCGCTGCGGTTGCCGCCGAACGTCGACCGGTTGACCGCCGCGGCGCAACTGGCGATCCAGGCGGAGTACTCGGGTTGGGAGCTGGCCCGGGTGCGGCTCTACCGCGACGGCACCCGGCAGGTGGTGCTGCGGCGTCGCCGGGTCGCCCAGCCCCAGCCGGGGCTGTCCTACTGA
- a CDS encoding M20/M25/M40 family metallo-hydrolase, which produces MTDVASAVPDPTDEVVALCRDLLRIDTTNTGDNDTSAGERRAAEYVAEKLAEVGVESTLVESLPGRANVVARIPGADPGRGALLVHGHLDVVPADPDEWSVHPFSGEVRDGYLWGRGAIDMKDFDAMALAVVRHWQRTGVRPPRDIVLAYTADEEAGSDYGAHHLVEERPELFEGCTEAIGEVGGFSYTVDDATRLYLIETAEKGIDWLRLHARGRPGHGSMVHDDNAVTALAEAVARIGRHRFPVTVTDTVRSFLAEISDVLGIEIDPDDPETAIAKLGPIANIIGATIRNTANPTRLAAGYKDNVIPGRASATIDCRSLPGQSELLEQQLRELVGPGFDIEYIHRQPALETTFDGALVAAMSAALRAEDPGARPVPYMLSGGTDAKAFSRLGIRCFGFAPLRLPPDLNFSALFHGIDERVPVDGLQFGVRVLDRFLRSC; this is translated from the coding sequence ATGACCGACGTCGCTTCCGCCGTGCCCGACCCCACCGACGAGGTCGTGGCGCTCTGCCGTGACCTGTTGCGCATCGACACCACCAACACCGGTGACAACGACACCAGCGCCGGGGAACGACGCGCCGCCGAGTACGTCGCGGAGAAGCTGGCCGAGGTGGGCGTCGAGTCGACCCTGGTGGAGTCCCTTCCCGGCCGGGCGAACGTGGTGGCCCGGATCCCCGGCGCCGACCCGGGGCGCGGCGCGCTGCTGGTGCACGGCCACCTCGACGTGGTCCCGGCCGACCCCGACGAGTGGTCGGTGCACCCGTTCTCCGGCGAGGTCCGCGACGGGTACCTCTGGGGGCGGGGCGCGATCGACATGAAGGACTTCGACGCGATGGCGCTCGCCGTGGTCCGGCACTGGCAGCGCACCGGCGTCCGCCCGCCGCGCGACATCGTGCTGGCGTACACCGCCGACGAGGAGGCCGGCAGCGACTACGGCGCGCACCACCTCGTCGAGGAGCGGCCGGAGCTCTTCGAGGGCTGCACCGAGGCGATCGGCGAGGTCGGCGGCTTCTCCTACACGGTGGACGACGCCACCCGGCTCTACCTGATCGAGACCGCCGAGAAGGGCATCGACTGGCTGCGGCTGCACGCCCGGGGCCGCCCCGGGCACGGCTCGATGGTGCACGACGACAACGCGGTGACCGCGCTCGCCGAGGCGGTCGCCCGGATCGGCCGGCACCGCTTCCCGGTGACGGTCACCGACACCGTACGGTCGTTCCTCGCCGAGATCTCCGACGTCCTCGGCATCGAGATCGACCCGGACGACCCGGAGACCGCGATCGCCAAGCTCGGCCCGATCGCCAACATCATCGGCGCGACCATCCGCAACACCGCCAACCCGACCCGGCTGGCCGCCGGCTACAAGGACAACGTCATCCCCGGCCGGGCCAGCGCCACCATCGACTGCCGCAGCCTGCCCGGCCAGTCCGAGCTGCTGGAGCAGCAGTTGCGTGAGCTGGTCGGGCCCGGGTTCGACATCGAGTACATCCACCGCCAGCCCGCCCTGGAGACCACCTTCGACGGGGCGCTGGTGGCGGCGATGTCGGCGGCGCTGCGGGCCGAGGACCCGGGCGCCCGGCCGGTGCCGTACATGCTCTCCGGCGGCACCGACGCCAAGGCGTTCTCCCGGCTCGGCATCCGCTGCTTCGGGTTCGCCCCGCTTCGGCTGCCACCGGACCTGAATTTCTCCGCGCTGTTCCATGGCATCGACGAGCGCGTGCCGGTGGACGGGCTACAGTTCGGCGTGCGGGTTCTCGACCGCTTCCTCCGCAGTTGCTGA
- a CDS encoding hemerythrin domain-containing protein, whose amino-acid sequence MSVPLPPLPPAAGDEGYRPGGRSLVDVVDEEHRRIAAVAGELAALDPDEPRWREVADVFAAAVSRHLSAEEQYLYPALRRALPDGDALADREIETDTALLRALKAVDRAGPGQGAELLRGWQRHVTAVEPALAGLRAVATEAELIRLGNRLEIAEEAAPTRPHPGTPATAPWNRIVEPAVGVVDKVRDAVTGRRTRLEDLDRD is encoded by the coding sequence ATGAGCGTCCCGTTGCCGCCGTTGCCGCCCGCCGCCGGTGACGAGGGGTACCGGCCGGGTGGTCGGAGCCTGGTCGACGTCGTCGACGAGGAACACCGCCGGATCGCCGCGGTCGCCGGTGAGCTGGCCGCCCTCGACCCGGACGAGCCCCGCTGGCGGGAGGTGGCCGACGTGTTCGCCGCCGCCGTGTCGCGGCACCTCTCCGCCGAGGAGCAGTACCTCTACCCGGCGCTGCGCCGGGCGCTGCCCGACGGGGACGCGCTGGCCGACCGGGAGATCGAGACCGACACGGCGCTGCTGCGCGCCCTCAAGGCCGTCGACCGGGCCGGCCCGGGGCAGGGCGCCGAGCTGCTGCGGGGATGGCAGCGGCACGTGACCGCCGTCGAGCCGGCGCTGGCCGGGCTGCGCGCGGTCGCCACCGAGGCGGAGCTGATCCGGTTGGGCAACCGGCTGGAGATCGCCGAGGAGGCCGCGCCGACCCGCCCCCATCCGGGCACGCCGGCCACTGCGCCGTGGAACCGGATCGTCGAGCCGGCCGTCGGGGTGGTCGACAAGGTCCGCGACGCGGTCACCGGACGCCGGACGCGCCTGGAGGACCTTGACCGGGATTGA
- a CDS encoding LysR family transcriptional regulator, giving the protein MNLELRHLRVVCAIAETGSVTKAASTLGLAQPALTAQLQRIERVLGGALFDRDRRGARPTALGELVLARARVLLPAMKGLQDEAARLASAGDALSRYRFGGVNSPILGRLVHRIAAEQPNAPISTYASWSVDELSQLVLNGRLDYVLTGVCGDAAPSAEFGLSWREVAVDPVFVMLPETHQQAGRDEVALVDLRSEQWVAAPGDGCFGDCFAAACARAGFTPRKVYETDVRGCVDLVEAGVAVALCQATFRPVSGLVTRRLAGNPLRWRLMLGWHPESPAAHFAEEVLASATTAYADSLAPHPAYLEWLVDNPDFGARTNTSVW; this is encoded by the coding sequence ATGAACCTGGAGTTGCGACACCTCAGGGTGGTCTGCGCGATCGCGGAGACCGGCAGCGTGACGAAGGCGGCCTCGACGCTCGGACTGGCTCAACCGGCACTGACCGCGCAGCTCCAGCGCATCGAACGGGTCCTCGGTGGCGCGCTGTTCGACCGGGACCGGCGGGGGGCCCGGCCCACCGCGCTCGGTGAGCTGGTGCTGGCCCGGGCCCGGGTGCTGCTGCCGGCGATGAAGGGGCTGCAGGACGAGGCGGCCCGGCTGGCCAGCGCCGGGGACGCGCTCAGCCGGTACCGGTTCGGCGGGGTGAACAGCCCCATCCTGGGTCGGCTGGTCCACCGGATCGCCGCCGAGCAGCCCAACGCCCCGATCAGCACGTACGCCTCCTGGTCGGTGGACGAGCTGTCCCAGCTCGTGCTCAACGGCCGGCTCGACTACGTGCTGACCGGGGTGTGCGGGGACGCCGCCCCGTCGGCGGAGTTCGGGTTGAGCTGGCGGGAGGTGGCGGTCGACCCGGTCTTCGTGATGCTGCCGGAAACCCACCAGCAGGCCGGGCGGGACGAGGTGGCCCTGGTCGACCTGCGGTCCGAGCAGTGGGTGGCGGCCCCCGGCGACGGCTGCTTCGGCGACTGTTTCGCCGCGGCCTGCGCCCGCGCCGGCTTCACCCCCCGCAAGGTGTACGAGACGGACGTCCGGGGCTGCGTCGACCTGGTCGAGGCGGGCGTGGCGGTAGCGCTCTGCCAGGCCACCTTCCGCCCGGTGTCCGGCCTGGTCACCCGACGGCTGGCCGGGAACCCGCTGCGCTGGCGGCTGATGCTGGGCTGGCATCCGGAGTCACCGGCGGCCCACTTCGCCGAGGAGGTGCTGGCCTCGGCGACGACCGCGTACGCCGACTCGCTCGCCCCGCACCCGGCCTACCTGGAGTGGCTGGTGGACAACCCGGACTTCGGCGCGCGGACGAACACCTCGGTGTGGTGA
- a CDS encoding DUF3140 domain-containing protein, giving the protein MARETRIDADVELLWDDFHARVNMPSEQLRQWLLTRGSGEDAFGPDPDLDLPEPGRQILAVLRKRKVDLTGDDVRTMRDAVDRIDALTARRPAGGNADDGWRHALLDLGHDPLTVR; this is encoded by the coding sequence ATGGCACGCGAGACGAGGATCGACGCGGACGTGGAGCTGCTGTGGGACGACTTCCACGCCCGGGTCAACATGCCCTCCGAGCAGTTGCGGCAGTGGTTGCTGACCCGCGGGTCCGGGGAGGACGCGTTCGGGCCGGACCCGGATCTGGACCTGCCCGAGCCGGGCCGGCAGATCCTGGCCGTGCTCCGCAAACGCAAGGTGGACCTCACCGGGGACGACGTCCGCACCATGCGGGACGCCGTCGACCGGATCGACGCGCTGACCGCGCGCCGCCCGGCCGGCGGCAACGCCGACGACGGCTGGCGGCACGCGCTGCTCGACCTGGGCCACGACCCGCTGACCGTACGCTGA